AAACTGGCTCATTGCCCCGTCCAGCTTGTCGCCCGTCTCGGTTAGCGGGAACCCATCACGTAGCAGACGGTAATAGGCCACGCCCACAAGCACCACGCCCACAGCAAAGATGGCAATCGCGATCCAGGGATTGCGCGTCTTGATGCTCTCGTTGCGACGCTCGGCACCCATAAGCTCGATGAGTTTGGTACGACGCACGGCGCGAAGGTTCAGCAGCAGCGTGAGCACAAACATTACGAGCATGCAGGCCAGGGTCAGGTTGAACGCATGCACCGAGAAAAAGAAGCGGAAATTGGCGATCTGCGTCTTAAAGAGCGAGGCCGTAAAGAACGTCATGAGCTGGGAGAGCCCCACGCCCAGCACAATACCGGCGACAAAGGCGCCGACCGAAACGATCACCGTCTCGAGCGCCATGATCGTGGCGACGCGCCCGCGCCCCATGCCGAGCACCTGGTACAGGCCAAACTCCTTCTTGCGGCGTTTCATGATGAAGTTATTGGCATACACCATCAAAAAGGCCATGACGCCGGCCAAAAAGTACGTGAGGTAGCCGAGCATGGTACCCATGAGCTCGGATAGGCCCTCCTCCTCAATGCCGGCAATATCGACCTGCATCGAAACGGTGTTAAAGGCATAGAATACGGTGACGCCCAGGGTGAGCGTCAAAAGGTAGACGAGGTAGTCGCGGCCGGCGCGGCGAACGTTGCCCCAAGCGAGTTTACAGAGCATCGGAGCCCTCACCGCCCATCATGGCAACGACCTCCATAATACGGTCGAAGAACTCTCGGCGGTCGGTGTCACCGCGGCGCAGCTCGGTAAAGATCTTGCCGTCGCGGATAAACAGCACGCGGCTTGTGTAGCTAGCAGCAAAGCTGTCATGCGTGACCATGAGCACGGTGGCGCGCAGGCGGCGGTTGAGGGCCTCTAGGCTCTCGAGCAGCAGGCGGGCGCTTTTAGAGTCGAGGGCGCCGGTGGGCTCGTCGGCCATAATCATAGTGGGGTCGGTGACGAGCGCGCGAGCCGCGGCAACGCGCTGCTGCTGACCGCCGGACATCTGGTAGGGATACTTGTCGAGCACCTGGCTAATAGACAGACGCGCGGCCACATCCTGCACGCGGGTCGAGATTTCGGCCGAGTTTGTGCGGGCGATGGTGAGCGGCAGGGCGATGTTCTCGCGTGCCGTGAGCGTATCGAGCAGGTTGGAGTCCTGGAAGATAAAGCCGAGCTCCTCGCGGCGGAACTGCGAAAGCTTAGCCTGCTTCATGCGCGTCACGTCCTGCCCGTTGATGCGGATCGTGCCACTTGTGGCGCTATCGATGGTCGACACGCAGTTGAGCAACGTCGACTTGCCCGAGCCCGAAGCGCCCATGATGCCAACGAATTCGCCGCGGTTGACCGTAAAGTTGACATCGTTGAGCGCGCGGGTCACGTTGCCCAGCGCTCCATATACCTTTTCGAGATGCGCGACCTCCAGTACCGGGGTCGCCATGTGCGTGGTTTGCATACCGAGTCCTTTCTTGCGATTAGTCTACGGCATCTATAGTCGCAAGAAGACGAGTCGGCTACCATCGATATGGCTTACGCTTGCCTTACCGTTGTGTAAGGTAGGGGTAGCTACCCTGTCACTTGTTGATGTTGAGAGAGGACTCCTGTTGAAGACTGTTCATGTTGCCGCTGGGATCATTCGCAAGGAAGGATCCGACGAGCTACTTGCCGTGCAGCGCGGCTATGGCGACATGCAGGGACTTTGGGAGTTCCCCGGTGGCAAGCTCATGCGCGGCGAGACACCCGAAGACGCCGTGCGCCGCGAGCTCATGGAAGAGCTGCAGGTAAAAGTCACCAACCTACGCGATTTCTACACCGTTGAGTACGACTACCCCGATTTCCATCTCTCCATGGAGTGCTACTACTGCTCGCTGGCTAAAGAGTCCGACGAGCCCCAGAAGCACGACCGTCAGCTCGATATCCGTTGGATTCCGCGCACCTCGCTTGCCACCGTTGAGTGGATGCCCGCCGACAAGGGGCTTATCGATGCTCTGATTGAATTAAAGGAAGATCGGCTTGAGGCAAGCAGCACTGCCAAAGATGCCGAGGCCGCCACGACCGAACACCCCACCACCAAACCCAAGCGCGCACCCAAGCGCCGCAGCAAAAAGCGTCCCAAGCCCGGTCTGCTCGACGGCATCGACACCTCGGACCTTTCCGCCGACGAGCGCGAACTCGTCCGCCGTCGCGCCGCCATCAAAAAGTCCATGAAGGGCAACAAGCGCGCCAATACTAAGCCCGAGCTGCTCGTACGTCAGCGTCTACGGGCCGCGGGCCTTACGGGTTATCGCTTGGAATGGAAGGTTCCCGGCAAGCCCGACATCGCCTTCCCCGGCCGCAAGATCGCCATCTTTGTCAACGGTTGCTTTTGGCATCGCTGCCCCAAGTGCAATCCGAGCCAGCCCAAGCGCAACGTTGAGTTTTGGGAGGCAAAGTTCCGTCGCAACGTCGAGCGCGACCGCGCTGCCGTGGCAGCACTCACTCAAATGGGCTGGACACCCATAACCATCTGGGAATGCGAGCTCAAAAAAGACCGCATCGACGCCACGATGGAAAAGGTCATCGAGCAGGTGCGCGCCGCAGAGCCGCAGCGCTAACAGCGTGCATTCACACGCTCCGTACGTCCGCGCCACATCCACGTCACAAACCTTAGAAAGCCCTTAAGCCCAAAACCTTTCAAGAGTGTTACTCAATACCTCTGACCTGCAGTTTCATCGTAACACCAAACCAGGTTAAGCCTTTCTTTAGCGCTTCTTTGCGGCAGCCGCGGCATAATACTGCCAACGCACGGGACCTAGCAGCACACCCCGTGCGCAACCTTTTGGTGGACATCGAGGAGGCCGCATAAGCATGCATTCTTCCAATGACGCAGCACAGCAGCCATCCCTAAAA
The DNA window shown above is from Collinsella aerofaciens and carries:
- the vsr gene encoding DNA mismatch endonuclease Vsr codes for the protein MKTVHVAAGIIRKEGSDELLAVQRGYGDMQGLWEFPGGKLMRGETPEDAVRRELMEELQVKVTNLRDFYTVEYDYPDFHLSMECYYCSLAKESDEPQKHDRQLDIRWIPRTSLATVEWMPADKGLIDALIELKEDRLEASSTAKDAEAATTEHPTTKPKRAPKRRSKKRPKPGLLDGIDTSDLSADERELVRRRAAIKKSMKGNKRANTKPELLVRQRLRAAGLTGYRLEWKVPGKPDIAFPGRKIAIFVNGCFWHRCPKCNPSQPKRNVEFWEAKFRRNVERDRAAVAALTQMGWTPITIWECELKKDRIDATMEKVIEQVRAAEPQR
- a CDS encoding ABC transporter ATP-binding protein — encoded protein: MQTTHMATPVLEVAHLEKVYGALGNVTRALNDVNFTVNRGEFVGIMGASGSGKSTLLNCVSTIDSATSGTIRINGQDVTRMKQAKLSQFRREELGFIFQDSNLLDTLTARENIALPLTIARTNSAEISTRVQDVAARLSISQVLDKYPYQMSGGQQQRVAAARALVTDPTMIMADEPTGALDSKSARLLLESLEALNRRLRATVLMVTHDSFAASYTSRVLFIRDGKIFTELRRGDTDRREFFDRIMEVVAMMGGEGSDAL